Proteins encoded by one window of Candidatus Poribacteria bacterium:
- a CDS encoding NFACT RNA binding domain-containing protein, translating into MSYDSLALRLVVEELREALLDGTIRHIEQANPHTFSFKVGHAAQTQWLTLSAHSLHARAHLIEKPPSGQKQSYLADFLATHLRRGTITAIEQLGWDRILKITVQPTSDDPIQPSPKAIVAEFMGKHSNIILIDASDDRILESFKRIDETMSRHREILPGETYILPPQQDKLDPLSLDESTFIQLFSEPQEVSWRQLFNKIDGLSPTLAKEIIARTTQTDLWSAYQQVIAYFNPESASPQLLMDEDEPLAASPLPLHQFPNASAQAFDTMSDALAAYYDAITLKENIASERRALKQALTKQENLVQRKAAGLHKDLERAEKAEDYRIQGELILANLHTISRGQKQVALQNYYSSELEMLTIPLNPEQGPSENAQTYFKKYTKAKRGHSRIQQLISDIEADQETLQLYASKLEAADALEALQRLRTEFVANGYLKAAQRGKQKQEVSAGPFRRYTSANGFQIYVGRNSESNDLLLRQIAKPRDMWLHAKQIHGSHVIIRNPENRQDIPMPTLLQAAQLAAYYSKAHHASNVPVDYTWARYVVKRKGNVAGYVHYTREKTLYVEPAVPSRKE; encoded by the coding sequence ATGTCGTATGATAGTTTAGCACTTCGTCTGGTTGTTGAAGAGTTGCGTGAAGCCCTTTTAGACGGGACGATTCGACATATTGAACAGGCGAATCCTCACACTTTTTCGTTTAAGGTAGGTCATGCTGCCCAGACGCAGTGGCTTACTTTATCCGCACATTCGTTGCATGCTCGCGCCCATCTCATCGAAAAACCGCCATCTGGACAAAAACAATCCTATCTCGCGGATTTCCTCGCAACGCATCTTAGACGTGGTACTATTACCGCGATTGAGCAGCTCGGTTGGGATCGGATACTTAAGATCACCGTTCAACCCACATCTGATGACCCGATACAGCCCTCCCCCAAAGCGATTGTCGCTGAATTTATGGGTAAGCATAGCAATATTATCCTGATTGACGCGAGCGATGACAGAATCTTGGAAAGTTTCAAGCGTATTGATGAAACAATGAGCCGACATCGAGAGATTTTGCCCGGCGAAACCTACATTTTACCGCCACAACAGGATAAATTGGATCCTTTAAGCTTGGACGAGTCAACGTTTATTCAACTGTTTAGTGAGCCACAAGAGGTGAGTTGGCGGCAGCTTTTTAATAAGATTGACGGTCTCAGTCCGACCTTGGCGAAGGAAATTATCGCGCGGACAACTCAAACAGATCTCTGGAGTGCCTATCAGCAGGTAATTGCCTATTTCAATCCAGAGAGCGCTTCACCGCAGCTGCTCATGGATGAAGATGAACCTCTTGCAGCATCACCCCTACCGTTGCATCAATTTCCGAACGCATCCGCTCAGGCTTTTGACACGATGAGCGATGCACTCGCTGCTTATTACGATGCGATCACTCTGAAAGAAAACATTGCTTCAGAACGTCGCGCTCTCAAGCAGGCATTGACGAAACAAGAGAATCTGGTCCAGCGGAAGGCAGCAGGGCTACACAAAGATTTGGAACGGGCAGAAAAGGCGGAGGATTACCGCATTCAGGGTGAATTGATTCTCGCTAATTTACATACTATCAGTCGCGGACAGAAACAGGTTGCGCTGCAGAATTACTACAGTTCTGAGCTTGAGATGTTGACCATCCCGCTCAATCCTGAACAGGGTCCCTCTGAAAATGCACAGACCTATTTCAAAAAATACACGAAAGCGAAACGGGGGCATTCACGTATCCAACAGTTGATTTCGGATATAGAGGCGGATCAGGAAACATTACAACTCTATGCGTCCAAATTAGAAGCGGCTGACGCGTTAGAGGCTCTGCAACGTCTGCGTACGGAGTTTGTCGCCAACGGCTATCTCAAGGCCGCACAACGGGGTAAACAGAAACAGGAGGTCAGTGCCGGTCCCTTCCGAAGGTATACCTCTGCTAACGGCTTTCAGATATATGTTGGACGGAACAGTGAGTCTAATGACCTGCTCTTGCGTCAGATTGCCAAGCCGCGTGATATGTGGCTTCATGCGAAGCAGATTCACGGCTCGCATGTTATCATCCGAAACCCAGAGAATCGTCAGGACATCCCGATGCCGACGTTATTACAAGCTGCGC
- a CDS encoding PorV/PorQ family protein, translating to MRFFTRKTFTLLIWLAVFSPITALAGPGRTGAQILNLGGGARARSLGDAFSAMSGDVTTSLWNPSGLADMPESKLRSGKKAAQTSMFYTDYSAPFGEAGEGLYYTFISGAMPLGDIGTIGATLQMQGQGTIAVTTDSPDVLREESLGTNFAFTFSYADRITESLSAGISGKMIRMVLGRENGSSYAIDLGAQYLLPFELMPTTVGVAIQNVGPGISFIDENQADPLPRFFRLGTSVSLYQDQYNHVRLVSGLTAYIDKLAEDEDELALDLERLNAEREEKLTREQLLSDRGVGIRAFEWRHLQKNLGLEYWIADLLALRVGYKVEPGIHLANWTDYFTGGIGAKLSLFNLDLSYGPSFGPNNQRLIEVTGIVAF from the coding sequence GTGCGCTTTTTTACACGTAAAACTTTTACACTACTTATATGGCTCGCCGTCTTTTCCCCAATTACGGCTCTTGCGGGACCCGGACGAACGGGTGCACAAATCCTGAATCTTGGCGGCGGTGCGCGAGCGAGGTCCCTCGGCGACGCGTTTTCTGCGATGTCTGGTGATGTGACGACATCGCTCTGGAACCCAAGCGGACTTGCGGATATGCCTGAGAGCAAACTCCGTTCCGGCAAAAAAGCGGCGCAAACCTCAATGTTTTATACAGATTACAGTGCGCCTTTCGGGGAAGCCGGGGAAGGGTTATATTATACGTTTATCTCTGGTGCGATGCCCCTCGGTGACATTGGAACTATCGGTGCCACGCTTCAGATGCAAGGGCAAGGCACAATCGCTGTGACAACCGACTCGCCGGATGTCCTCCGTGAGGAGAGTCTCGGAACCAACTTCGCCTTCACATTCTCTTATGCGGACCGGATTACAGAGTCTTTGTCAGCGGGAATTAGTGGTAAAATGATTCGAATGGTGCTCGGGCGAGAGAATGGTAGTTCTTATGCTATCGATTTAGGTGCGCAATATCTTCTCCCTTTTGAGCTCATGCCCACGACAGTTGGTGTTGCTATCCAGAACGTTGGCCCCGGCATATCGTTCATTGATGAGAACCAAGCGGATCCCTTACCACGCTTTTTTCGGCTTGGGACTTCCGTGAGTCTTTATCAGGATCAATATAATCACGTGCGTTTGGTGAGTGGTCTCACAGCCTATATCGATAAATTAGCAGAGGATGAAGATGAATTAGCCCTTGATTTAGAGCGGCTTAATGCTGAAAGGGAGGAAAAGTTGACGCGTGAGCAACTCCTGTCCGATCGCGGGGTAGGTATCCGAGCATTTGAATGGCGGCATCTTCAAAAGAACCTCGGCTTGGAGTATTGGATCGCCGATCTACTTGCGCTCCGAGTGGGTTACAAAGTTGAGCCCGGTATCCACCTCGCAAACTGGACGGATTATTTTACGGGTGGTATCGGCGCGAAGCTATCTCTATTTAATCTCGATTTGAGTTACGGTCCGAGTTTTGGTCCAAACAATCAGCGGCTCATTGAAGTAACAGGAATAGTCGCCTTTTAA
- the lnt gene encoding apolipoprotein N-acyltransferase yields the protein MKRYQHWIFAALSALLLFLSFPNLNLFPCAWVAMVPFFIALTRATNWKSAFWIGYVTGFLFFAGLLPAILLLYPYAGVFATTTGNILVTMMAYLLLVGYIAVYFAIFAVLLRFAPWRSGILFPIAAACIWTALEWVRSWMLTGFPWGSIGYSQWNNLPGIQVASLIGVHGISFIIVLFNAGIATVLCNRHQWRQEIRAIILPLILTLFCFSYGIFQLKNAAPLDKATNTETLKIALVPGNVSQLQKWDTRQFPAILQRYINLTYKTSTEKPDLIVWPETAIRSEALTGAWPTYHGRFAQMLRNTATPILIGTANQGETDKAIGEFSKNVKKSEQIYNRVLSISPDGKIHGSYAKMHLVPFGEYVPLEHLLPDFIPDFIQFKPFTPGKTVNLLPVFNVKHKTEIASNGLGPPYREAVSNAKDKADPQRTDVGVSICFESVFPDEFRRPVQKGARVMGIFTNDAWFKGTAFPELHLSMAPFRSIENRIAVFRCANGGFTCVVDKFGRITTPLITPDTTAQTLITSVPLLPSAKREQTLYTRYGDWFSILCALICVGWFGRLIVLRFRRRYS from the coding sequence TTGAAACGCTATCAACACTGGATATTTGCGGCACTCTCAGCACTACTGTTGTTTCTTAGCTTCCCTAATTTAAACCTCTTTCCGTGTGCTTGGGTTGCGATGGTGCCGTTCTTCATTGCATTGACGCGCGCAACAAACTGGAAATCCGCTTTCTGGATCGGTTACGTAACGGGATTTCTGTTTTTTGCGGGGCTGCTTCCCGCTATCCTGCTTCTCTATCCGTATGCGGGTGTTTTCGCGACAACGACAGGGAATATTCTCGTGACGATGATGGCGTATCTGCTATTAGTCGGATATATTGCCGTCTACTTCGCCATTTTTGCTGTGTTGCTAAGGTTTGCGCCATGGCGTTCTGGTATATTGTTTCCTATCGCAGCCGCTTGCATCTGGACAGCATTGGAATGGGTACGGAGTTGGATGCTAACAGGATTTCCGTGGGGAAGCATCGGTTACTCACAATGGAACAATCTACCGGGAATACAGGTAGCCTCTCTCATTGGTGTGCACGGGATCAGTTTCATCATTGTGCTTTTCAATGCAGGTATCGCCACCGTGCTTTGCAACCGTCACCAATGGCGGCAGGAAATTCGTGCCATAATCCTACCACTAATTCTGACGCTCTTCTGCTTCAGTTACGGGATTTTTCAACTTAAGAACGCTGCACCTTTAGACAAAGCCACAAATACGGAAACCTTGAAAATCGCGCTCGTTCCCGGCAACGTCTCACAACTCCAGAAATGGGACACACGTCAATTTCCAGCGATTTTGCAGCGTTATATCAACCTCACATATAAAACCAGCACAGAAAAACCTGATTTAATTGTGTGGCCCGAAACAGCAATCCGAAGCGAGGCACTGACAGGCGCGTGGCCAACGTACCACGGTAGATTCGCCCAAATGCTTCGCAACACGGCAACGCCAATACTCATCGGCACGGCTAACCAAGGAGAAACAGACAAGGCAATAGGAGAGTTCTCCAAGAACGTCAAAAAGAGTGAACAGATATACAACCGTGTCCTTTCAATATCTCCAGATGGAAAGATACATGGAAGTTATGCCAAGATGCACCTCGTTCCATTCGGCGAATATGTACCTCTGGAACACCTACTTCCAGATTTCATCCCCGATTTTATCCAGTTCAAACCCTTTACACCGGGAAAAACAGTAAACCTTTTACCGGTGTTTAACGTTAAACATAAAACGGAAATTGCCAGTAATGGGTTGGGACCTCCCTACCGCGAGGCAGTGTCTAATGCCAAAGACAAGGCGGATCCCCAGCGAACAGACGTTGGTGTTTCAATCTGCTTTGAATCAGTGTTTCCGGACGAATTCCGCAGACCTGTCCAAAAAGGGGCAAGGGTCATGGGAATCTTCACAAACGATGCTTGGTTCAAAGGGACTGCTTTCCCAGAACTACACCTGTCGATGGCACCTTTCCGCTCAATCGAGAATCGGATCGCAGTATTTCGGTGTGCAAACGGCGGATTTACATGCGTAGTGGATAAGTTCGGTAGAATAACGACTCCTTTGATAACACCGGACACCACCGCCCAAACGCTTATCACATCCGTTCCACTGCTTCCGTCTGCGAAACGTGAACAGACGCTCTATACCCGCTACGGGGATTGGTTTTCGATTCTCTGTGCTTTAATCTGCGTTGGATGGTTCGGTCGTCTAATCGTCCTCCGATTCCGTCGTAGATATTCTTAA
- a CDS encoding dihydrodipicolinate synthase family protein, translating to MPLELSLLLDALNSVTAIPIVPFKGDKIDYTGHAKNVDYLMRNNYLDEGRQRVIAIAGTSLIHHISETEQLRLIDKTGQQIGDDGILMSGIVPNPIRQAGQLIDAQAELRRPPDVYLLMPLTGVSSPEGIYQEYMRFGEDYGTACGARFLYYFRQKRDIAAVIRLLNDSPHFVGVKIGTGEEDVAPLVEGVGDSGIVMWGIGDRCTRPAELGTKGHTSGIAVAFARASDEINNAQRRGDYETSARIEADIAPLEDIRFMNERVYNYSAVIEAMILSGFDDIAAGTGGPFNPRVPSEIQEQLRGIAQNLKRYH from the coding sequence ATGCCATTAGAACTATCACTACTTTTGGACGCACTCAATTCGGTTACTGCGATTCCTATAGTCCCTTTTAAAGGGGACAAGATTGATTACACCGGACACGCCAAAAACGTTGACTATTTGATGCGTAATAACTATCTCGACGAAGGGCGGCAGCGGGTCATTGCTATTGCGGGGACAAGTTTGATTCATCATATCAGTGAAACAGAGCAGCTTCGTCTCATCGATAAAACTGGACAACAGATAGGAGATGATGGCATCCTCATGTCTGGTATTGTCCCTAATCCGATTCGTCAAGCCGGGCAACTTATTGATGCACAGGCGGAACTCCGTAGACCACCAGATGTGTACTTGCTTATGCCCTTGACCGGTGTCTCCAGTCCAGAAGGTATTTATCAAGAATACATGAGATTCGGAGAAGACTACGGCACTGCCTGTGGTGCGCGGTTCCTCTACTATTTCCGTCAGAAACGCGACATAGCAGCGGTCATTCGCCTCCTAAATGATTCTCCACATTTCGTCGGTGTGAAAATAGGCACAGGTGAAGAGGACGTTGCGCCACTCGTTGAAGGCGTAGGTGATAGTGGGATTGTGATGTGGGGTATCGGTGATAGGTGTACGCGTCCTGCTGAGTTAGGAACGAAAGGGCATACTTCCGGTATTGCTGTTGCATTTGCACGCGCCTCTGACGAGATTAACAATGCCCAACGCCGAGGCGATTATGAGACCTCAGCACGCATTGAAGCCGACATCGCACCGCTTGAGGATATCCGTTTTATGAACGAGCGGGTTTATAACTATTCCGCTGTTATTGAGGCGATGATCTTGAGCGGTTTTGACGATATCGCTGCTGGAACTGGTGGTCCGTTTAACCCGCGTGTCCCGTCGGAAATTCAGGAGCAGCTTCGGGGGATAGCGCAAAACTTGAAACGGTATCATTAG
- the prfB gene encoding peptide chain release factor 2 (programmed frameshift), with the protein MLVDLKNQVEEMQTRLLEIGGYFDLAEKQKELAELEEATISPDFWSNAQRVQKVNQRIAILRDEVGAYEELNLKIEDIQTLVELATEENDESLQTEIVDGLESISNRLEQMELRLMLTGEFDENNAILNIHPGAGGVDAQDWAGMLMRMYLRWCDQRGYQTEILDITAGDEAGIKGTTILVTGTSAYGYLQSEAGVHRLVRLSPYDFNKRRHTSFAAVDVTPEVDDTVDVDIQQEDLRIDFYRASGAGGQHVNVTDSAVRITHKPTGIVVQCQNERSQHKNREIAMKLLRSRLHEKYREEREAEISKQRSERLEIDFGSQIRSYVLHPYQRVKDLRTNVESGNVNAVLDGALDAFIESYLKMKARK; encoded by the exons ATGCTTGTAGATTTAAAAAACCAGGTTGAAGAGATGCAAACCCGCCTTCTGGAAATCGGAGGCTAT TTTGACCTGGCTGAAAAACAAAAAGAATTAGCTGAACTCGAAGAAGCGACCATCTCCCCGGACTTCTGGAGCAATGCCCAACGTGTTCAAAAGGTTAATCAGCGTATCGCTATTCTCCGAGACGAAGTTGGAGCGTACGAAGAACTCAATCTCAAAATTGAAGACATCCAGACCCTCGTTGAACTCGCTACCGAAGAGAACGATGAAAGTCTGCAAACCGAGATTGTAGACGGATTGGAGAGCATCTCAAATCGCCTTGAACAGATGGAACTCCGGTTAATGCTGACAGGCGAGTTTGATGAAAATAACGCCATCCTCAACATCCATCCCGGTGCTGGTGGGGTCGATGCTCAGGATTGGGCGGGGATGTTAATGCGGATGTACCTTCGCTGGTGTGACCAACGCGGCTATCAAACTGAAATCCTTGACATCACCGCTGGCGACGAAGCTGGCATCAAAGGCACAACTATCCTCGTTACCGGCACATCCGCTTACGGTTATCTCCAGTCCGAAGCCGGTGTACATCGCCTTGTTCGCTTGTCCCCTTACGATTTCAACAAACGACGGCACACTTCCTTTGCTGCTGTTGACGTTACGCCTGAAGTTGATGACACCGTGGACGTGGATATTCAACAGGAAGATCTGCGGATCGATTTCTATCGCGCGAGCGGCGCGGGTGGACAGCATGTCAACGTAACAGACTCAGCTGTTCGGATTACACACAAACCAACCGGGATTGTCGTGCAGTGCCAGAATGAACGTTCACAGCACAAAAACCGCGAAATCGCCATGAAATTGCTCCGCTCGCGTCTTCATGAAAAATATCGTGAAGAACGTGAAGCAGAAATTTCAAAACAGCGAAGTGAACGTCTGGAAATCGACTTCGGCAGCCAAATCCGTTCTTATGTACTGCACCCGTATCAACGCGTCAAGGATCTACGCACAAACGTTGAGAGCGGTAATGTTAACGCTGTCTTAGATGGTGCTTTAGATGCCTTCATCGAAAGTTATCTCAAAATGAAGGCACGAAAATAA
- the lysS gene encoding lysine--tRNA ligase, translating into MEETKDLIQQRREKLDEIREFGVEPYPHKYEPTHTTSAIHQDFADVEETPDEAQKIRIAGRIMTKRDHGKSSFAHLQDGEGRIQIYVRRDKVGAEPYKIYRRFDTGDIVGAEGTVFRTRTGELTVLVDSIELLSKSIRPLPEKWHGLQDKQTRYRQRYADLIMNPEVKDVFLKRTQIVQAIRNMLNAQSFIEVETPVLQPIYGGANARPFTTYHNTLEQSLYLRIANELYLKRLIVGGFERVYEFSRDFRNEGMDRDHNPEFTMLELYQAYADYIQIMELTETLIADTAKMVHGTTKIPYQDYELDLTPPWRRLSMVDAIQEYSGIDPTPLSGDELYKAAVDAGVDLAGDETRGEIIAEFFEIFAEPKLIQPTFITDHPIEVSPFAKKKPENPEFVERFEFFICGMEVGNAFSELNDPIDQRQRFLEQASSLEAGDDEAFMVDEDYLRALEYGMPPTGGLGIGIDRLTMLLTNQYSIRDVILFPQMRPES; encoded by the coding sequence GTGGAAGAAACAAAAGATTTAATTCAGCAACGTCGCGAGAAGTTGGACGAGATTCGAGAATTTGGCGTAGAGCCGTATCCACATAAATACGAGCCTACACATACAACTTCCGCGATTCATCAAGATTTCGCCGATGTCGAAGAAACCCCCGACGAAGCGCAGAAAATTCGTATCGCAGGCAGAATTATGACGAAGCGCGACCACGGGAAAAGCAGCTTCGCACATCTGCAAGACGGTGAAGGCAGAATTCAGATTTACGTCCGCCGAGATAAAGTCGGAGCGGAACCCTATAAAATCTATCGACGCTTCGATACGGGTGATATTGTCGGTGCTGAAGGAACAGTGTTCCGAACACGAACAGGGGAATTGACAGTACTCGTTGATTCCATAGAACTCCTCTCCAAATCTATCCGACCGCTCCCCGAAAAATGGCACGGTCTACAAGATAAACAGACACGCTATAGACAACGATACGCTGATCTCATCATGAATCCCGAGGTGAAGGATGTCTTTCTAAAAAGGACGCAAATCGTCCAGGCAATCCGCAATATGCTCAATGCCCAAAGTTTTATTGAAGTCGAAACACCTGTCCTTCAACCGATTTATGGTGGCGCAAACGCGCGTCCGTTCACAACTTATCACAATACATTGGAACAATCGCTTTATCTACGGATCGCAAACGAACTCTACCTCAAACGTCTGATTGTAGGAGGCTTCGAGCGGGTTTATGAATTCTCGCGCGATTTCCGAAATGAAGGGATGGACAGGGACCACAATCCTGAATTTACAATGTTGGAACTCTATCAGGCTTATGCCGACTACATTCAGATAATGGAACTAACGGAGACGCTAATCGCTGACACGGCGAAAATGGTTCACGGGACAACGAAGATCCCCTATCAAGATTACGAACTCGACCTCACACCGCCATGGCGTAGGCTGAGTATGGTGGATGCAATCCAAGAATACAGCGGTATTGATCCAACACCACTATCAGGAGATGAACTCTACAAAGCTGCAGTTGATGCCGGAGTTGACTTAGCCGGTGATGAGACGAGAGGCGAAATTATAGCCGAATTCTTTGAAATATTTGCGGAACCAAAACTGATCCAACCGACATTTATAACGGATCATCCTATCGAGGTTTCACCCTTTGCGAAAAAGAAGCCAGAAAATCCAGAGTTCGTAGAACGTTTTGAATTTTTTATCTGTGGGATGGAGGTTGGAAACGCCTTTAGTGAACTTAACGATCCGATAGACCAACGCCAACGTTTTCTTGAGCAGGCAAGCAGTTTAGAGGCAGGCGACGATGAAGCCTTTATGGTAGATGAGGACTATCTACGCGCATTGGAGTACGGTATGCCACCGACGGGTGGACTCGGTATCGGTATTGACAGACTGACAATGCTGCTAACGAATCAATACTCCATCCGTGACGTGATCCTGTTTCCACAAATGCGTCCGGAAAGCTAA
- a CDS encoding DUF5916 domain-containing protein, translating to MPADTEDSQTPANRIIKAVRTETPPKIDGKLDDECWQKGAKTGELIQFEPQRGEPATQPTTIYVVYDANKLYVAFECFKADMGNLAANQTRRDSFFFSDDHVEVLIDTFLDGRNCYAFALNPLGTQTDRRLINEGANRRTGQSRIGTAISWDCDWQGQAAAGTDKWTAEFAIPFAELRFSKGTETATWGINFWRNDEVPAEEQTWSDLGDRQYAVSEFGHLTNLPISDLVTKRPVKFKPYGTLKPQILQPKDGETTASVKPDVGLDLRYPIKDFTIDLTLNPDFAQIEADPDLVNLSDVPLRFPEKRPFFLEGNELFQMPLDLFYSRRVEDLLGGGKVIGKFSKYNLAFMQAVAGPENPDKEIEAGELPLANYNYSVFRLQREVGKTSSVGFLGVNKQRGATYDRAGGLDARIQLPAATNLNLEYAREWKAGGLDMAESTADDLVFVQLSRRTNVFSLDAIYADFGEHFNPETGFIPRVDRRGVVIRSRYNKQYKGAIERLRGEAEYERLANHTGELTNHRASFSGLFGVYNFFFLLGPEWYYHVDEDNKPFTDRTVRFFAGWFPPKYVQIRNTGRFGVRDDKDTFFIRPEITIRPTAKLSFEFILQRLHEKQPNGMQWELSEWTRRFIVNYQFAQRMYARASAEFTLERERRVFALFAYEYRPESNLFIVYNDNRDVAGDTERIVFIKIAHLLKTDLF from the coding sequence TTGCCTGCAGATACAGAAGACTCTCAAACCCCTGCAAATCGAATAATCAAAGCAGTACGCACCGAAACACCCCCAAAAATTGATGGAAAATTGGACGATGAATGCTGGCAAAAGGGTGCCAAAACCGGTGAATTGATTCAGTTTGAACCCCAGCGTGGCGAACCCGCGACGCAACCCACTACTATTTACGTCGTCTACGATGCGAATAAACTTTACGTGGCGTTTGAATGTTTCAAAGCTGATATGGGCAATCTCGCCGCGAACCAAACCCGACGCGATTCTTTCTTTTTCTCTGACGATCATGTTGAAGTCTTAATCGATACCTTCCTTGACGGCAGAAACTGCTATGCCTTCGCTTTAAATCCACTCGGCACACAAACCGACAGGCGTCTGATTAATGAAGGCGCGAACAGACGCACAGGACAATCCAGGATTGGTACCGCCATTTCATGGGATTGCGATTGGCAAGGTCAGGCAGCAGCAGGGACAGACAAATGGACAGCAGAATTTGCTATCCCATTCGCCGAACTCCGATTTTCAAAGGGAACGGAAACAGCGACATGGGGTATCAACTTTTGGCGAAATGATGAAGTCCCTGCGGAAGAACAGACATGGTCAGATTTGGGCGATCGACAGTACGCCGTGTCAGAATTTGGACATCTAACGAATCTTCCCATTTCAGACTTGGTTACCAAACGACCCGTGAAATTCAAACCGTATGGCACACTAAAGCCACAAATACTGCAACCAAAAGATGGCGAAACGACAGCATCTGTGAAACCAGATGTAGGACTTGATCTCCGGTATCCGATCAAAGATTTTACAATTGATTTAACGTTAAACCCCGATTTCGCGCAAATTGAGGCGGATCCCGACCTCGTGAACCTTAGCGATGTTCCACTCCGTTTTCCCGAAAAACGTCCGTTTTTCCTTGAAGGAAATGAACTCTTCCAAATGCCTCTTGACCTGTTCTACAGCCGACGGGTCGAAGATTTACTCGGTGGTGGAAAGGTCATCGGGAAATTCAGTAAATACAATCTCGCCTTCATGCAAGCCGTGGCGGGACCGGAAAACCCAGATAAAGAAATAGAAGCAGGCGAATTGCCTCTCGCGAACTATAATTACTCCGTTTTTCGACTGCAACGGGAAGTTGGTAAAACGTCATCTGTCGGGTTCTTGGGCGTTAACAAACAACGTGGTGCCACATACGACCGCGCAGGAGGACTTGATGCCCGCATTCAACTCCCCGCCGCTACGAATCTCAACTTGGAATATGCAAGGGAATGGAAAGCAGGCGGACTTGATATGGCAGAAAGCACCGCGGACGACCTTGTTTTTGTCCAACTCTCTCGTAGGACAAATGTCTTCTCCCTCGATGCGATTTACGCAGATTTCGGGGAGCACTTCAATCCTGAAACCGGTTTCATTCCACGTGTTGATAGACGTGGTGTTGTCATCAGAAGTCGTTATAATAAACAGTATAAAGGTGCTATTGAAAGACTTCGCGGTGAAGCCGAATATGAACGCCTCGCGAACCACACAGGCGAATTGACAAACCACAGAGCAAGTTTTAGCGGACTCTTCGGGGTTTACAATTTCTTTTTCCTGCTCGGACCTGAATGGTATTATCACGTTGATGAGGACAACAAACCTTTTACCGATAGAACTGTCCGTTTCTTCGCCGGATGGTTCCCACCAAAATACGTGCAAATCCGAAACACCGGACGCTTCGGTGTCCGCGATGATAAAGACACATTCTTCATCCGCCCGGAGATCACGATTCGTCCCACAGCAAAACTCAGTTTCGAGTTTATTTTACAGCGACTTCATGAGAAACAACCCAATGGAATGCAGTGGGAACTTTCAGAATGGACGCGCCGCTTTATTGTAAATTACCAATTTGCGCAACGGATGTATGCGAGAGCAAGCGCAGAATTCACGTTAGAGAGAGAACGTCGAGTCTTCGCACTCTTCGCCTATGAGTATCGTCCCGAAAGTAATTTATTTATCGTCTACAATGACAATCGGGACGTAGCGGGAGACACTGAGCGAATCGTGTTCATCAAAATCGCACACCTATTGAAAACAGACCTCTTTTAG